The genomic interval ACGGTCCGAGCCGGCCTCACGGACCCCGCTACAATGACGCCACGCGCGCCTCTCTCAGGCCACCCACGATCCGAGCCGGCCTCGCGGACCCCGCTACAATGACCCTCGCCACGGACCTCGGGATCGCCTTCGGCCGCGTGGCCTTCGTGATGCTCTTCGTCCTCAACATGGGCGGGCTCCTCGCCTGGGTCGAACGCAAGCAGTCGGCGATCATGCAGGACCGCATCGGCGCGAACCGGGCGTCGATCCTGGGCTTCCGCGCGCTCGGACTCTTCCACCCGATCGCCGACGCGATCAAGCTCTTGACGAAGGAGGACTTCCGGCCCGCGCGCGCGGACCGGTTCCTGTTCGGGCTGGCGCCGTTCGTCTCGGTCTTCTTCGGGCTGGTGGCGTTCGCCTCGATCCCGTTCGGCGACACGCTGCGCGTCGCGGGACGCGAGATCCCGCTCCAGGCGGTGACGCTGAACGTCGGCGTCCTCTACGTGTTCGCGATGCTCTCGCTCGGCGTGTACGGCGTCATGATGGCGGGCTGGGCCTCGGCGAACAACTACGCGCTCCTCGGCGGCCAGCGCGCGGCCGCCCTCATGATCTCGGCGGAGATCGCGATCGGCGCCTCGATCATGGGCGTGATCATGGTCTACGGCTCGCTCGACCTCCAGGACATCGCGCGCGGGCAGGGGCGCCTCCTCTGGGGGTGGCTCCCGGCCTGGGGCATCGTCACCCAGCCCCTCGGGTTCATCCTGTTCCTGACCGCGGGGATCGCCGCGACCAAGCGGGTGCCCTTCGACACGCCGGAGGGCGAGTCGGAGATCATCGGGTACTTCATCGAGTACAGCGGGATGAAGGCCGGCATGTTCATGATGGCCGATTTCCTCGAGACGGTGGTCGTCGCGGGGCTGACGACCGCGCTCTTCCTCGGCGGCTGGCAGGTGCCTTTCCTCTACGCCGAGGGCTTGCGCCTGCCGTGGGGCTTCGCGTGGACGCTGCCCCACCTGCTCGTCGTCCTCCTGCAGGTCGGCGCGTTCGTCCTGAAGGTCTGCGCCATCATCTTCGTCATGATGCTGATCCGCTGGACCCTGCCGCGGTTCCGCTACGATCAGGCGATGCGCCTCGGGTGGCTCGGCCTCTTCCCCCTCTCCGTCGCCAACATCGTGCTGACGGGGCTCTTGCTCCTCGCCTGGGGGGCCCGGTGAACCTCCGCCAGCGGTTCTACCTCGCGGAGGTCGTCGCGGGCGTGGGGGTCACCGGGGCCCACTTCTTCCGCAACATGGGCCGGCACGTCGCGCACGCGCTCGGCCGGAAGGACGCGCGCGGCGCCGTCACGATCCAGTACCCGGAGGAGCGACGGCCCTACTCGCCGCGCCTCCGCTCGCTCCACCGGCTCGTGCGGCGCGAGGACGGCTCGCCCCGCTGCGTGGCGTGCATGATGTGCGAGACGGTGTGCCCGGCGCGCTGCATCTACATCGTCGCGGCCGAGCACCCGAACCCGGAGATCGAGAAGGTCCCGGCGCGCTTCGATATCGACGTCGGCAAGTGCGTGTTCTGCGGCTACTGCGTCGAGGCGTGCCCGGAGGACGCGATCCGGATGGACACGGGGATCCTCGAGTTCTCCGCGTACAGCCGGGCCGGCATGATCTACACGAAGGACACGCTGCTCGCGCTCGAGCCCGCGGGGCCCGACGGGCGCCCGCGCTCGCCGGTGCCGATCCCGGCGGACCGGACGCCGTGATGGCCCACGTGGCGTTCGTCGTGATCGCCGCGCTCGCGGTCGGCTCGGCGCTCGGGCTCGTGCTCAAGCGCAACGCGATCCACGGCGCGCTCTTCCTCGTCGTGAACCTGGGCTCGGTGGCCGCGTTCTACCTGATGCTCGGCGCCGAGTTCCTCGCGGCGGCGCAGGTCATCGTGTACGCGGGCGCGATCATGGTGCTCTTCGTGTTCGCGATCATGGTCCTGATCCCGGGCAAGGAGGAGACGGGGCCCGACCCGCGGCGCGGCTGGCGCCTCCTGGCGCTCCCCGTCGGCGCGCTGCTCGCCTTCCAGCTCCTCCTGGTCGTCCGCGCGCGCGTCGCCCCGGCGGGGCCCGGCGCGGCCGTGCCGGGGGGCGTCGAGGCGATCGCCCGTCTGCTCTTCACCCAGTACCTGTTGCCCTTCGAGCTCACGTCGGTGCTGCTGCTCGCCGCGATGGTGGGCGTGCTGCTCCTGGCGCGGCGGCGGGCCTGATGGTCCCCGAGTCCTGGTATGTCGCGCTCTCCGCGGTCCTCTTCACGATCGGCGTGGTCGGCGTCGTCGTACGCCGCAACCCCCTCGTGATGTTCATGTCCATCGAGCTCATGCTGAACGCGGCCAACCTGGCCTTCGTGGCCTTCGGCCACCGGGCGGGCACCGCGGACGGCCAGGCCGTGGTGTTCTTCGTGATGGCCGTCGCGGCGGCGGAGGCGGCGGTGGGGCTCGCCATCATCGTCACGATCTTTCGCCTCCGCTCGCGGCTCAGCGTGGACGACCTCAGCCTGATGCGCTGGTAGCGGGAGGGAGAGATGGCCAAGACGATGCCGCAGGCGAAGGCGACCGGGGCGTCGCCCGACCCGGCGCTGGCGAAGAAGCTCCTGAGCCAGATGCTCCTCATCCGCCGCTTCGAGGAGAAGGCGGCCGAGGCCTACGCGCTCGGCAAGATCGGGGGCTTCCTGCACCTCTACATCGGCGAGGAGGCGGTCGCGGTGGGGGCGACCTCGGTCCTCCGCCCCGACGACTACGTCATCTCGGCGTACCGCGAGCACGGCCACTGCCTGGCGAAGGGCGCCGACCCGAAGCGGATGATGGCCGAGCTGTTCGGGCGCCGCGACGGCCTCTCGAAGGGCAAGGGCGGCTCGATGCACCTCTTCGACAAGAGCGTGAACTTCCTCGGCGGCCACGCGATCGTCGGCGCGCACCTGCCCGTCGCGGCCGGTGTCGCCTTCGCGATCAAGTACGAGGAGCGCGACCAGGTGATCGTGTGCTACTTCGGTGACGGCGCGGTGCCGCAGGGCGAGTTCCACGAGTCCCTGAACCTGGCCGCGCTGTGGAAGCTGCCCGTCGTCTACCTGTGCGAGAACAACCGCTACGCGATGGGCACCTCGATCGAGCGGGCGCTCGCGCAGACGCAGATCTGGAAGTTCGGCGAGACGTACGGGATCCCGGCCGAGAAGGTGGACGGGATGGACGTGCTCGCCGTGCGCGAGGTCGTCGCGCGCGCCGTCGAGCGCGCGCGCCGCGACAAGACGCCGTCGCTCATCGAGGCCGATACCTACCGCTTCCGGGGCCACTCGATGCGCGACCCGGCGGGCGCGGTGTACCGGACGAAGGAGGAGGTCGAGCGCGAGAAGGAGCGCGACCCGATCACCCTCTTCCGCGAGCGGGTGCTCCGGAGCGGCGCCCTGTCGGAGGCGGACGTCCGGGCGATCGAGAAGGACGTCAACGACCGGATGGACGAGGCGGTGGCGTTCGCCGACGCCTCGCCCGAGCCGCCCGCCGAGTGGCTGTTCACCGACATCTACAAGGAGGCGTGAGATGGCGGTGACGACGTACCGCGAGGCCCTGAACCAGGCGCTGCGCGAGGAAATGCGCCGCGACCCGCGCGTGTTCCTGATCGGCGAGGAGGTCGGGCTCTACGACGGCGCCTACAAGGTCACGCAGGGGCTGCTCAAGGAGTTCGGGCCCAAGCGCGTCGTGGACACGCCCATCTGCGAGTCGGGGTTCACCGGCGTCGGCATCGGCGCCGCGATGGTGGGGCTCCGCCCCGTCGTCGAGATGATGACGTTCAACTTCTCCCTCGTGGCGATCGACCAGATCGTCAACACGGCGGCGAAGCTCCACTACATGTCGGGCGGCCAGTTCAGCGTGCCCATGGTGATCCGCGGCCCCGGCGGGCCGGCGTCGCAGCTCGCCGCGCAGCACTCGCAGTCGATGGAGACGTACTTCTACCACG from Candidatus Methylomirabilota bacterium carries:
- the nuoK gene encoding NADH-quinone oxidoreductase subunit NuoK, whose product is MVPESWYVALSAVLFTIGVVGVVVRRNPLVMFMSIELMLNAANLAFVAFGHRAGTADGQAVVFFVMAVAAAEAAVGLAIIVTIFRLRSRLSVDDLSLMRW
- a CDS encoding complex I subunit 1 family protein; this encodes MTLATDLGIAFGRVAFVMLFVLNMGGLLAWVERKQSAIMQDRIGANRASILGFRALGLFHPIADAIKLLTKEDFRPARADRFLFGLAPFVSVFFGLVAFASIPFGDTLRVAGREIPLQAVTLNVGVLYVFAMLSLGVYGVMMAGWASANNYALLGGQRAAALMISAEIAIGASIMGVIMVYGSLDLQDIARGQGRLLWGWLPAWGIVTQPLGFILFLTAGIAATKRVPFDTPEGESEIIGYFIEYSGMKAGMFMMADFLETVVVAGLTTALFLGGWQVPFLYAEGLRLPWGFAWTLPHLLVVLLQVGAFVLKVCAIIFVMMLIRWTLPRFRYDQAMRLGWLGLFPLSVANIVLTGLLLLAWGAR
- a CDS encoding NADH-quinone oxidoreductase subunit I — encoded protein: MNLRQRFYLAEVVAGVGVTGAHFFRNMGRHVAHALGRKDARGAVTIQYPEERRPYSPRLRSLHRLVRREDGSPRCVACMMCETVCPARCIYIVAAEHPNPEIEKVPARFDIDVGKCVFCGYCVEACPEDAIRMDTGILEFSAYSRAGMIYTKDTLLALEPAGPDGRPRSPVPIPADRTP
- a CDS encoding NADH-quinone oxidoreductase subunit J, producing the protein MAHVAFVVIAALAVGSALGLVLKRNAIHGALFLVVNLGSVAAFYLMLGAEFLAAAQVIVYAGAIMVLFVFAIMVLIPGKEETGPDPRRGWRLLALPVGALLAFQLLLVVRARVAPAGPGAAVPGGVEAIARLLFTQYLLPFELTSVLLLAAMVGVLLLARRRA
- the pdhA gene encoding pyruvate dehydrogenase (acetyl-transferring) E1 component subunit alpha produces the protein MAKTMPQAKATGASPDPALAKKLLSQMLLIRRFEEKAAEAYALGKIGGFLHLYIGEEAVAVGATSVLRPDDYVISAYREHGHCLAKGADPKRMMAELFGRRDGLSKGKGGSMHLFDKSVNFLGGHAIVGAHLPVAAGVAFAIKYEERDQVIVCYFGDGAVPQGEFHESLNLAALWKLPVVYLCENNRYAMGTSIERALAQTQIWKFGETYGIPAEKVDGMDVLAVREVVARAVERARRDKTPSLIEADTYRFRGHSMRDPAGAVYRTKEEVEREKERDPITLFRERVLRSGALSEADVRAIEKDVNDRMDEAVAFADASPEPPAEWLFTDIYKEA